TGGCCGGCCAGGCCCGGGCTGCCATGCGTGCCAGAGCCAACCCTCAAAGGTGCCGGGTCTCGGCCGGCGGCGACTTCCAATTGTCGTTACGCCCGTCGACGTAGTTGATCGGCGCGCTGACGAGTTCATCGATATTCACGTCAGCGAGGCAATTAACGTTGACGGCGTAGGACTTGCCGCCCAGTTCCGGGGCGTCGGCCCAGCCGAAGGAGTGCACGCCGCAATGCTTGCAGAACAGGTGGTGGATTCTCTTGGCGCCGAACTGATAATCGGAGAGTTCGGTTTCGCCCGCCCGCAGCCGAAATTCG
This is a stretch of genomic DNA from Desulfuromonadales bacterium. It encodes these proteins:
- a CDS encoding GFA family protein: MKKTYVGGCHCGAVRYEADIDLSAGTLKCNCSICTKVRNWLVFVKPDEFRLRAGETELSDYQFGAKRIHHLFCKHCGVHSFGWADAPELGGKSYAVNVNCLADVNIDELVSAPINYVDGRNDNWKSPPAETRHL